In a genomic window of Chaetodon trifascialis isolate fChaTrf1 chromosome 8, fChaTrf1.hap1, whole genome shotgun sequence:
- the spen gene encoding msx2-interacting protein isoform X2 codes for MQIDVTAWNGPETESENEFRPLDERIDEFHPKATRTLFIGNLEKTTTYHDLLNIFQRFGEIVDIDIKKVNGAPQYAFLQYCDIASVCKAIKKMDGEYLGNNRLKLGFGKSMPTTCVWLDGLASNTTEQFLTRHFCRYGHVVKVVFDRMKGMALILYNNIEYAQAAVKDTKGWKIGGSKIKVDFANQESQMAFYRSMQASGQDIRDFYDILSERRDDRRTQYEFQAERQYYENVRTPGTYTEDPRRKYPARSREFYTEWDPYQGDYYDPQYFEDPREYREYRADPYEQDIRKYSYLQRERERERERFETDRGRDHGRRTIERSQSPSHIASRRPASPTASPSLSERIPSDSDRRICCRSSERSGSCSSISPPRFEKLEKTRTERYNKTDKLEKDRVFEVERGNLVEKEKRAGRKDRGDKDKSEKQRLKKLKVASPILQPCETEPELERDISPESVLRSKNSKVPKDGSSKGRLDLLPCVVQLTRVKEREGKLIGHSVQEKQIPRGGCDSPRLASPSADQRSPPFRSESSKSDLSKHGKVPRDKNMHSLVEVIEKDAKVKSKKHGKSEMGFDSGIAVDIDRLAARKRRFEDSGKIDRQKRTSEEDLVRPGLHKLWNNAKETELDKNLLMKGMHKKEHHKDKCVKMVSANSPKDVRDCESNSIGLSLERQSRMGEMPEDSTDQLDSPYLKMDLEGLKSENSSSLTKMSDDGSLDLDELKEQQKQILSENDQERGKCRDSDDGDEHFVHIDQNNISRQIEQSRWLRPKLGDADKLVKSENPPSNEARDFEKDYIMHVVGKPIQDMPNDDFSSCKRKKLENFDFEIVTAKRERSFASSQKLNEDIYHSITSSIGHGHFSANEEDETAQISVSVVNKERKSSPAADDKFSHTDSLKNSLGLTAAHFQSSDTELPKLKTNLLGCDEELMQRWERRMKSDSLRMEMTLSGDIAKHENIRKRLGQDLEPGEVQSDSDDDGENKHISPKSNSSLSYILRERDERMTDLKLSGSLEKNKFYSFALDKTITPDTKALLERAKTLYSSREDNWSFLPSRFPTSHTCSDKDKVELAPRPIPSWYMKKKKIRTGSDEKLHDKKEELKPQDQERQDLFASRFLHSSIFEQDSRRLKHLERKDQDFETGVGRPFAKPGATEAQPESGLGDIPQEPIVLFHSRFLELQQQKDKDHPPPDSENDSIVVEIKRDEVQNCDNVLSDKEPEPVVKIDDKSASPPLILSVSPYDPSPKELSSPEKKELISPSSDQPVSFVKEEKVEPVLEVSPSHSLPVEDFKQVTPKLTITPPLVPPEPENEMETKVELIEPKVKIGESLIVEHNSLVEDKPPTPGASLSGFERETAEFTYPDYPKIEEKSEIIKTEPKIENQETKHFEESQKTETDSEVCMPELEAEIKPLPNRRQPKSKRAKPLSVLRTSQPSQIVAAEKPATRKSERIDREKLKRASSPRAEVPKASLESKTPSKSPIHASECEHNLESSLIHGRTRRRNVRSVYATLHEDDQAGKEVVESSRSMRKRGADKEPIQQDVQIPSTNARRGRPPKRGVKRGEDVSPVKGDQQKMIEEDTEVKETSTTVEVVKASEGWRSPRTQKTHQPQLNSSAPVNKKGGRIDKQSGSVTVLTEQADLASHDESEIKPKTDSELFGKLSEKAEIVSSPVHRKEKDLKDSGVKKSTDVTIENIDTSCSERRQQPDKSVKVKTPRLKRNTKQVTDDKSHSLKNLEIRVSVDDVKGLLRSEDDEPESFEAPTITKTKTVVQENEETKIEGFPRESKEHGAQETEDTLSEPELPADPAALLARQMELEQAVENIAKLTVEQPSRPYKEPPSGQPTILPPVIAEPEVEVEEEKRANPASETELAAAIDSITAEELCADADGFTAPPTYTALIPTPESVISPSSNEIMEPETHMVINNILAADSDDGPLTPSPKGVIAETKAAEDTPLLETPKKMGKVRGKTQKKSRSRKGAAAKKGDTAEEISQPEPSPVKLPESIPEDPETINSKAVTVTAGATAAASVVTALATCRRDVTSAITVDTPKEAEQPEVEQPVPKESAFHSGTSNSSCKKHPQAAEPSTPTLAPAPVRQQPVSQFSVPLLRPAKMPLSPDWPPRTEESRIYVAPSCHVTVVTPSAPASTALGTTSTNPPMPPDTKASDIDPSSSTLRKILMEPKYVSASNSNSIPTTMVTSVLSDPSRMSENENPSDTVGSRQLHPEERPPLAPQPIHHKPFPLTESQQNCGEKHTVISPATSVISRIPMPYDTEETPRISLSNRNIGLSIPKQKFRSNSNENNRYHGMDIVEDGTRGRSVVETTSYSTGSSPGLRVNTSEGVVVLSYSGQKTEGPHRMRAKISQIPQASAGDIEFQQSVSKSSIKQDPIITSSQSPTPKVVPTPTVYGHTGVLLTGQSYNSQPVISSTKQETLGCDKSEAPYHTASQGGVVKMFQQPISSPQVLMYNQAVIQQQHGKRGLGTEPLPKKMDIGKAVQQSNLSPVMSPHHPSLSGTRMSPSPGIPTDRSTLHLKQEPQSPRTSVHSPLPFVKACPPSSSPRGTNVVLGHGMSSMSTYHSSMHHPHSEQSSVIIQPHSVTQSMAHEARMNTPPMSGISYGRRSDSLSSPHPGPPQRSNTPQPNVIRDMVLQSHSSPQGPVSGGGGGSSVSEEDPRHLNQVLSRPSVPQLQSDVMMIHSDHRGLHPSIRMDQYRDMHQRILIHQQLEEQAAVEARQSRTAETGTTSSSNISGPSKSPIVGKSIELSTKESLKPLEGKLIHPPANESRIRGVHASSPVLVSPHSHGVQLMHPGGAGSFSVYRDMRGFPSQFPGHPSSGHNVANQGITSSQVPSEPELGHRSKMSQSLGGGSDSKPESSHLRHATSTDLSHISRIQGDTVSPSYQSPMTSPMGLTHKPDLSLQKGPPAFLQTPPPVAPPSSSLQPRSDAKLEHSGHRSIDMVQLLTKYPIVWQGLLALKNDQAAVQLHFVSGNNILAQRSLPPPEGGPLLRIVQRMRLEASQLDSVARRMTVENDYCLLLALPCGRDQDDVLGQTQALKSGFITYLQAKQAAGIINVPNPGSNQPAYVVQIFPPCEFSESHLSRLAPDLLNSISSISPHLMIVIASV; via the exons AGCAGTTTCTTACTCGTCATTTCTGCCGCTATGGACATGTTGTCAAG GTTGTATTCGACAGAATGAAAGGAATGGCCCTTATCCTGTATAACAACATTGAATATGCACAAGCTGCTGTCAAAGACACAAAGGGGTGGAAGATAGGGGGCAGTAAAATCAAG GTGGACTTTGCCAATCAGGAGAGTCAGATGGCTTTCTACCGTTCAATGCAGGCATCTGGTCAGGATATTCGAGACTTTTATGACATTCTCTCAGAAAGAAG GGATGATCGGCGAACTCAATATGAGTTTCAAGCAGAGAGACAGTATTATGAAAATGTACGGACACCAGGAACATATACTGAAGATCCCCGTCGTAAATATCCTGCCAGAAGTCGGGAGTTCTACACTGAGTGGGATCCATATCAGGGGGATTACTATGATCCACAGTACTTCGAAGATCCCCGGGAATATCGAGAATACAGAGCTGACCCTTACGAGCAGGACATTCGTAAATACAGCTATTTGCAACGGGAACGTGAAAGAGAAAGGGAACGCTTTGAAACAGATCGTGGACGTGATCATGGGAGGAGGACAATTGAACGTAGTCAAAGCCCATCTCACATTGCCTCTCGTCGCCCTGCAAGCCCTACTGcatctccttcactctctgAGAGGATACCAAGTGATTCAGACCGTCGTATTTGTTGCAGATCTTCTGAAAGAAGTGGTAGCTGCAGTTCAATCTCCCCACCCAGATTTGAAAAACTTGAAAAGACACGCACTGAAAGGTAtaataaaacagacaaacttGAGAAGGATCGAGTCTTTGAAGTTGAAAGAGGAAATTTAGTTGAAAAGGAGAAGCGGGCTGGACGGAAAGATCGAGGGGACAAGGACAAAAGTGAGAAACAGAGGCTTAAGAAGCTCAAAGTCGCATCACCTATTCTCCAGCCATGTGAGACGGAACCTGAACTTGAAAGAGATATTAGCCCTGAGTCTGTCCTTCGaagtaaaaacagtaaagttcCTAAGGATGGCTCAAGCAAAGGAAGGTTAGACCTTCTGCCTTGTGTTGTGCAGTTAACACGtgttaaagaaagagaaggaaaattGATTGGTCATTCTgtccaagaaaaacaaataccGAGGGGTGGGTGTGACAGTCCGAGATTGGCATCACCTTCAGCTGACCAGAGGAGTCCTCCATTCCGCTCAGAATCATCAAAAAGTGATCTCTCTAAGCATGGAAAGGTGCCCAGAGACAAAAATATGCACAGTTTAGTTGAGGTTATTGAAAAGGATGCTAAAGTCAAATccaaaaaacatggaaaatctgAAATGGGATTTGACAGTGGCATTGCTGTGGATATTGACCGTTTAGCTGCACGGAAAAGGCGTTTTGAAGACTCTGGAAAAATTGATAGACAGAAAAGAACTAGTGAGGAGGATCTTGTTAGGCCTGGACTTCATAAACTATGGAATAATGCTAAGGAGACAGAGTTGGACAAGAACCTTCTGATGAAAGGGATGCATAAAAAGGAGCACCACAAGGATAAATGTGTCAAGATGGTTTCGGCTAACAGTCCAAAAGATGTACGAGACTGTGAAAGCAACTCCATAGGCCTTTCTCTGGAGCGACAGTCACGGATGGGGGAGATGCCTGAAGATTCTACAGATCAATTAGATTCTCCCTACCTTAAAATGGATTTAGAAGgcttaaaaagtgaaaacagctccAGTCTCACTAAGATGTCAGATGATGGTAGCCTTGATTTGGATGAATTAAaagaacagcagaaacagattttgtctgaaaatgatCAAGAGAGGGGGAAGTGCAGAGACTCAGATGATGGAGATGAACACTTTGTGCACATTGACCAGAATAATATATCAAGGCAAATCGAACAGAGTCGATGGCTCCGACCCAAGCTTGGTGATGCTGATAAGTTAGTCAAGTCTGAAAACCCACCAAGTAATGAGGCTCGTGACTTTGAAAAGGATTATATCATGCATGTTGTTGGAAAACCAATTCAGGATATGCCCAATGACGACTTCTCTTCCTGTAAACGAAAGAAATTAGAGAATTTTGACTTTGAAATAGTCACTGCAAAAAGAGAGCGCAGCTTTGCAAGTTCCCAAAAGTTGAATGAGGACATATATCATAGTATAACATCCTCAATAGGACATGGTCACTTTTCTGCAAACGAGGAAGATGAAACTGCCCAGATTTCTGTGTCCGTtgtaaacaaagaaagaaagtcttcaccagcagcagatgataaATTTTCCCACACAGATTCGTTGAAAAACAGTTTGGGCCTGACAGCTGCGCATTTTCAGTCTTCTGACACTGAGCTCCCAAAACTTAAGACAAATTTGCTTGGCTGTGATGAGGAGTTAATGCAACGTTGGGAAAGACGGATGAAATCTGATTCACTTAGAATGGAAATGACTTTGTCTGGTGATATTGCAAAGCATGAAAACATCCGCAAACGTCTTGGCCAGGATTTGGAACCTGGAGAAGTGCAGTCTGATTCAGATGAtgatggagaaaacaaacacatctctCCCAAGTCCAATAGTTCCTTGTCTTATATTCTCAGGGAGCGTGACGAGAGGATGACTGACCTGAAGCTTTCAGGGTCCTTGGAAAAGAATAAGTTTTATTCTTTTGCATTAGACAAAACTATAACTCCTGACACAAAAGCACTCCTTGAAAGAGCCAAGACACTGTATTCCTCCAGGGAAGATAATTGGTCCTTTCTTCCTTCACGCTTTCCAACCTCCCACACCTGTTCAGATAAGGACAAGGTAGAGCTTGCGCCTCGACCTATTCCTTCTTGGtatatgaaaaagaaaaagattcgTACCGGTTCTGATGAAAAGCTGCATGATAAAAAGGAGGAACTTAAGCCACAGGACCAAGAGCGTCAGGACCTGTTTGCCTCTCGCTTTTTGCACAGCTCAATCTTTGAACAGGATTCCCGACGTTTGAAGCACCTTGAACGTAAAGACCAAGATTTTGAAACTGGAGTTGGCCGGCCTTTTGCTAAGCCAGGAGCTACTGAGGCACAGCCTGAATCTGGATTAGGTGACATACCACAAGAGCCCATAGTGCTTTTCCATAGCCGATTTTTGGAGCTTCAACAACAAAAGGACAAGGACCATCCCCCACCTGACAGTGAGAATGATTCAATAGTGGTGGAGATCAAAAGAGATGAAGTACAGAATTGTGATAATGTGCTGTCTGATAAGGAACCTGAGCCAGTTGTGAAGATTGATGATAAATCAGCCAGTCCCCCATTAATCCTGTCAGTTTCACCATATGATCCTTCCCCTAAAGAACTGTCTTCACCAGAAAAGAAAGAACTTATAAGTCCATCGTCGGATCAACCTGTATCATTtgttaaagaagaaaaagtagaGCCAGTTCTTGAGGTGTCCCCATCTCATTCTCTTCCTGTGGAAGACTTCAAACAAGTTACTCCTAAGCTAACCATAACCCCTCCACTCGTCCCTCCAGAgccagaaaatgaaatggaaacaaaagtAGAGTTAATTGAACCCAAAGTGAAAATTGGAGAAAGTTTGATAGTGGAACATAATTCTCTTGTGGAAGATAAGCCTCCCACTCCTGGTGCTTCTCTAAGTGGttttgagagagagactgcagaaTTCACTTACCCTGACTATCCAAAGATtgaagaaaaatctgaaattatTAAGACAGAACCCAAAATAGAAAATCAGGAAACCAAACACTTTGAGGAATCTCAAAAAACTGAGACAGATAGTGAGGTGTGTATGCCAGAGCTAGAGGCTGAAATAAAGCCATTACCAAACCGCAGACAACCCAAGAGTAAGAGGGCAAAACCACTGTCAGTCTTACGCACTTCGCAACCTTCCCAAATTGTTGCTGCTGAGAAACCTGCAACGCGAAAGAGTGAACGGATTGATCGAGAGAAACTCAAAAGGGCCTCATCTCCTCGAGCAGAAGTACCAAAAGCATCACTTGAGTCTAAAACCCCATCTAAGTCACCAATTCATGCATCAGAGTGTGAGCATAACCTTGAGTCAAGTTTGATCCACGGTAGAACGCGCCGCAGGAACGTGAGATCAGTTTATGCCACGCTACATGAAGACGACCAAGCTGGCAAAGAGGTGGTTGAGTCATCACGCTCCATGCGTAAACGAGGTGCTGATAAAGAACCAATACAGCAAGATGTTCAAATTCCATCTACTAATGCAAGGCGAGGACGCCCACCTAAAAGAGGTGTCAAACGAGGTGAGGATGTATCACCAGTTAAAGGGGATCAGCAAAAAATGatagaggaggacacagaggtcAAAGAGACCTCAACTACTGTAGAGGTTGTGAAAGCCTCTGAGGGATGGCGTTCACCCCGAACCCAAAAGACGCATCAACCACAACTGAACTCATCTGCCCCGGTTAACAAGAAAGGAGGTAGAATAGACAAACAGTCTGGGAGCGTTACAGTACTAACTGAACAAGCTGATCTGGCAAGTCATGATGAGTCAGAGATTAAGCCTAAAACTGACTCAGAACTGTTTGGAAAGTTATCAGAAAAGGCGGAAATTGTAAGCTCACCAGTGCACAGAAAGGAAAAGGACTTAAAAGATTCTGGCGTAAAGAAATCTACTGATGTGACTATTGAGAACATAGACACCAGCTGCTCTGAGAGGAGACAACAGCCTGACAAGAgtgtcaaagtgaaaacaccAAGGCTGAAAAGAAATACCAAACAGGTCACTGACGATAAATCACACAGCTTAAAAAATCTTGAGATCCGTGTAAGCGTGGATGACGTGAAAGGTTTACTTCGTTCAGAGGATGATGAGCCTGAGTCATTTGAAGCTCCAACTATTACAAAAACCAAGACAGTTGTACAAGAGAATGAGGAAACAAAGATTGAAGGCTTTCCAAGAGAATCAAAAGAACATGGtgcacaggaaacagaagacaCCTTATCAGAACCTGAACTGCCTGCTGATCCAGCTGCTCTCTTAGCACGGCAGATGGAACTAGAACAAGCAGTTGAAAATATTGCTAAACTTACAGTTGAGCAACCTTCTCGACCGTATAAGGAACCACCTTCAGGGCAACCTACCATATTGCCTCCTGTCATAGCAGAACCAGAAGTTGAGGTTGAGGAGGAGAAGCGAGCTAATCCTGCAAGCGAAACTGAGCTTGCAGCTGCGATTGATTCCATTACAGCTGAAGAATTATGTGCAGATGCAGATGGTTTCACAGCTCCACCTACTTACACGGCTCTTATTCCTACGCCTGAGTCTGTGATATCACCCTCCTCCAATGAGATTATGGAGCCTGAAACTCACATGGTTATCAACAATATTCTTGCAGCGGACTCAGATGATGGTCCTCTGACACCCAGCCCAAAGGGGGTAATAGCAGAGACTAAAGCAGCTGAGGACACCCCTCTTCTTGAAACACCCAAGAAAATGGGTAAAGTTAGAGGCAAAACCCAGAAGAAGTCGAGAAGTCGTAAAGGTGCAGCTGCCAAGAAAGGGGATACTGCTGAAGAGATTTCACAACCAGAGCCCTCTCCTGTCAAGTTACCAGAGTCGATCCCAGAAGACCCAGAAACCATTAATTCAAAAGCAGTTACTGTTACAGCTGGGGCAactgcagcagcctctgtggTCACTGCTCTTGCAACTTGTAGGCGTGACGTCACAAGTGCTATAACTGTAGACACACCCAAAGAGGCAGAACAGCCTGAAGTTGAACAGCCTGTACCCAAAGAATCTGCTTTTCATTCAGGCACAAGCAACTCTAGTTGTAAAAAGCATCCCCAAGCAGCAGAACCATCTACCCCTACTCTTGCCCCTGCTCCTGTCCGACAACAACCTGTATCCCAGTTCAGTGTACCCCTTCTACGGCCAGCCAAAATGCCACTTTCCCCAGACTGGCCTCCTAGAACGGAAGAAAGTAGAATCTATGTTGCTCCATCATGTCATGTCACAGTTGTAACTCCTTCTGCACCAGCATCAACTGCACTTGGAACCACTTCAACAAATCCCCCAATGCCCCCTGATACCAAGGCCTCAGATATTGACCCTAGTTCCAGTACCCTAAGAAAGATCCTAATGGAACCTAAATATGTGTCTGCATCAAACAGCAATTCTATACCTACCACTATGGTGACATCTGTACTGTCAGATCCCTCACGGATGTCAGAGAATGAAAATCCCTCTGATACAGTGGGTTCAAGACAGTTGCATCCTGAAGAGAGACCACCTTTAGCCCCCCAGCCTATACACCACAAACCCTTTCCACTGACAGAGTCACAACAAAATTGTGGAGAAAAACATACAGTTATTTCTCCTGCTACCTCAGTAATAAGTCGAATTCCAATGCCTTATGATACAGAGGAAACTCCACGAATTTCATTAAGCAACCGAAACATTGGCCTGTCTATTCCCAAGCAAAAATTTAGATCAAACTCTAATGAGAATAATCGTTACCATGGCATGGATATAGTAGAAGATGGGACTAGAGGGCGCTCTGTCGTTGAGACTACTTCTTACAGTACAGGCTCCAGTCCTGGCCTAAGGGTCAATACATCAGAGGGTGTTGTAGTTCTGAGTTATTCCGGTCAGAAAACTGAAGGACCTCACAGGATGAGAGCCAAAATTAGTCAAATTCCTCAAGCCAGTGCTGGTGATATAGAGTTTCAGCAATCTGTGTCCAAATCTTCAATAAAGCAAGACCCAATCATCACATCATCCCAGTCGCCTACCCCAAAAGTAGTCCCAACTCCAACAGTTTATGGCCACACAGGGGTTCTCTTGACAGGCCAGTCTTATAACTCTCAACCTGTCATTTCCAGTACTAAGCAGGAGACCCTTGGGTGTGACAAATCTGAAGCTCCGTACCACACAGCATCCCAGGGTGGTGTGGTTAAGATGTTCCAACAGCCAATTAGTTCTCCTCAAGTCCTTATGTACAACCAAGCTGtgatacagcagcagcatggcaaGAGAGGACTGGGGACAGAACCTCTACCAAAAAAGATGGATATTGGCAAAGCTGTTCAACAGTCTAACCTCAGCCCAGTCATGAGTCCACACCACCCATCACTTTCAGGAACCCGCATGAGTCCCAGTCCTGGTATCCCAACTGATCGATCAACTCTGCACCTAAAGCAAGAACCCCAGTCCCCACGAACATCTGTTCACTCCCCTTTACCCTTTGTCAAAGCCTGTCCTCCAAGCAGTTCTCCAAGAGGAACTAATGTTGTTCTAGGTCATGGCATGTCATCAATGTCTACATATCATTCTAGTATGCATCACCCGCACTCAGAACAGTCCTCCGTCATAATTCAGCCTCACAGTGTCACTCAGTCAATGGCTCATGAAGCCAGGATGAACACTCCACCAATGTCTGGGATAAGCTACGGGAGGCGAAGTGACTCCCTGTCTTCTCCTCATCCAGGGCCTCCACAGCGCTCAAACACACCGCAGCCTAATGTCATCCGAGATATGGTACTGCAGTCCCATTCAAGTCCCCAAGGGCCAGTatcaggtggtggtggtggcagcagtgtaAGTGAAGAAGACCCCAGACACTTGAACCAAGTCCTCAGCAGACCTTCAGTGCCACAGCTCCAGTCTGATGTAATGATGATTCACAGTGATCACCGAGGGCTGCACCCAAGCATACGTATGGACCAGTACAGAGACATGCACCAGCGCATCCTCATACACCAGCAACTGGAAGAGCAGGCCGCTGTAGAAGCAAGACAGTCACGCACCGCAGAGACTGGAACAACGTCTTCAAGCAACATCTCTGGGCCCTCAAAAAGTCCTATAGTGGGGAAGAGCATTGAACTTTCCACAAAAGAATCTCTCAAACCACTAGAAGGAAAGCTGATACACCCACCTGCCAATGAGAGTAGAATCAGGGGAGTCCATGCATCTAGTCCTGTCTTGGTGTCTCCTCACTCTCATGGGGTTCAGCTGATGCATCCAGGAGGTGCAGGCTCCTTTTCAGTTTACCGGGACATGCGGGGCTTCCCATCCCAGTTTCCAGGACATCCTTCATCGGGACACAACGTGGCTAACCAAGGCATTACATCTTCACAG GTCCCTTCAGAGCCTGAGCTGGGTCACAGGAGTAAAATGTCTCAATCACTTGGAGGGGGAAGTGATTCAAAGCCAGAGAGCTCCCATCTTCGCCATGCTACCTCTACGGATCTCTCACACATTTCTCGAATACAAGGGGATACAGTCTCACCCTCATACCAGTCTCCCATGACGTCCCCTATGGGTCTTACTCATAAGCCAGATCTGTCCCTACAGAAAGGCCCTCCAGCCTTCCTGCAAACACCTCCGCCAGTAGCACCTCCATCAAGTTCACTGCAGCCACGGTCTGATGCTAAATTGGAACATTCAGGACATCGTTCCATCGACATGGTGCAGCTGTTGACG AAATATCCTATTGTATGGCAAGGCCTGTTGGCACTGAAGAACGACCAGGCTGCTGTCCAGTTGCACTTTGTTTCTGGCAACAACATACTGGCCCAGCGCTCCCTGCCACCCCCAGAGGGAGGTCCTCTTCTCCGTATTGTCCAGAGGATGAGGCTTGAGGCTTCCCAGTTGGACAGTGTGGCACGCAGAATGACT GTGGAGAATGACTACTGTTTGCTACTGGCTCTACCGTGCGGTCGAGACCAAGACGATGTCCTTGGTCAAACCCAGGCCTTGAAAAGTGGCTTCATCACCTACCTGCAGGCCAAACAGGCAGCTGGCATCATCAATGTGCCCAATCCTGGCTCTAATCAG CCAGCTTATGTGGTGCAGATTTTCCCACCGTGTGAATTCTCGGAGAGCCACCTTTCACGCCTGGCCCCAGACCTCCTCAACAGCATCTCCAGCATTTCCCCTCACCTCATGATTGTCATTGCCTCTGTTTAA